A window of Globicephala melas chromosome 2, mGloMel1.2, whole genome shotgun sequence genomic DNA:
AACACCTGGAAACTTAAGGTAAAATCAGGAATCCCATATTTCCAGATATTACATATGAATTCCAGGAGAAAGCAACCATCTCGTTTCACACAAGGGACCTACATTGGGCCCTGAATGAGCTGCACAAgagctgttttcctttcctttggggTTTGCTTAACGACTGTTCCAAGGTTCTTGGATTCGTATGACTGCCTTCTGCCCTTTCATGATTTAGGCAGCAGGGCAGAATAAGTAGGGACTTATTCctttataatgaaaagaaaaatccactAGGCTTTGTTGAGAACTCATTGTTCTCTACTGTCTTTGGTTTAATGCTTTACAGTTAGAAGGTTTTGTATCATCAAAGCCTTGAACTTTATTAACTGACTTCTGAAATTGCTTTGTGTTTCCTGAAGTGTGTGCTGTTCTCAGTCATTATTTACGGGTTCACTGTTACTCCATCCCTCTGGATTACaataatgttttcaaattcaCCTTTTTAGAAACTGGAAGTTGACTTTATTTACGGGATCAATGGCAAAATTGGCCttgtgttttcctcttttcctgcaCCCTCGTCCTCTGGCATGAAGTGCTTCTCCTAATCGGATTCTGATGTTGAGACTTCCCTTGTTCTGGCTAATGGGATGTCAGCAAAGTGATGCAGGCCAGAACTTGAAGAGCACTTGTATGGTTAGAGTCACACGTTCTGGTCTTGCCCTCTCTCGTTTCCTGACAAGGACAGGCTGAGGCTAGTTCACAGGTCCCAGGAAAGGGTGGGAAAAACTAGCAGAGGTGAGTGGTCATTGTCAAGCACCTGACCCCATCAGAAGATCAGCAGTGAACCACCAGGCACGGGAGCAAGTTGGCAAAGACCAGGGTaccacctccagccccagcctcaaCTGTCAGTTTACACACTTATGAGCCAAATAAAACTTATTATTTTATGTCCCCCAAGGTCTTGGAGCTGTTTCTCCTGCAGCACTACTGTGACAATTAATATATAATACAGCAATTGTGCTATCACAACAAAGTGTTTCATGACAAACACCTTAAATAGTTGGCATATTATTTGGACCAAGTTGGCTGCTGGAAGTTAAAAGtgaagaaactaataaaatgatAGGAAATGTGGGAAATGGCAGCCCTTGTTAGATAGTCCAGGAGATTTGGGGAAAATGTTGCATCTGGTAGcttagaaaattatatatacacactgaaagtacataacaagtgtgaggtgatatctcattgtggttttgatttgcatttctctgttgattagtaatgttgagcatcttttcatgtacctagcGGTCagttgtatgtcttcttggaagaAACGTCTATTCAagccttttgctcatttttttaaaattgggttatttgttttttcgttattgagttgtaggagttccttatatattttggaaattgacTCCTTTTCTGATAgatgatctgcaaatattttttcttaatccataattgttttttcactctgttgattgcccggggctgggggtgggggaatggaaAGTTATTGTTCAAAAGGTATAAAGCTCCTCTTATGCACAATGAATTAAGTTCCAGAGCTCTGCTATATGATGTGGTCCcatagttaacaacactgtactGTGCACTTTAAAATATGGTAGGAGGATaggtctcatgttaagtgttctcaccacaacacacacgcatacacacacctCAAAAGAATACAAGGCAACTTTTGGAGGGGGTGGATATGTTTAGTACCTTGACTGTGACCATGGTATCACAGGTATATGCATATGTCCAAATTGATCAAGAGGTATATATTAAATGGGTGCAAGTTGTTTTATATCAGTTGTACCTAAATAAaggttatatgtatttatatcccTAATAAGTACAATTTGAGCCTACACTGGAGATCGTGCCCTgaatgtacatgtgtgtgtgcctatgttttttttttttttagtagaattttactttaatatagaatgaaaaacaaaaaacaaaaacccaaaacccaaaacCCTAATAGGTTAAAACAAGTCGAACAACCATTCTACACAGATAAAACCTTCACAAAGGTCAACCGAAGTAATCCAGAGCTAAAACTGAATTGTGCAGATTTTCATTGAAGTCACCAGTCATGTAACATAAACAAATTATTTACACACTTGCAAGCCCTCTAAGAAATGTGCCCCAAGAAGCATTaacctttgtttttttcatgtgccATCCTGAAGActtgcacattttatttttcagatcatttaacattttaatagagTGCATTCTCTACCAAGGGGTAATGCTTTGGTACTATTCATATAGGATTGCCTATCCTAAAGATTTGACATTTCCCCAAGAGGAACTTTGATTCTGCTTTAGAagtttcatataaattaaaaactttatcaAATATCAATATGGAGGGAGGTGACACAGGATGCAACATATACAGTCAAGTTACCTCTGTATATTTAGAAATTACTCCTTCAAGATATTCGCACTAGAGAGCTTCGTCCGTCCCGCTTAATATTCAGTAGTACAGGTTTGAATCATCAGAACCTTGGCAACACCGTAATATTTCAAAGTTATTAACAACTACCTCTAGGGGCAAGTCTGTGTTTACTGAGTTATGACAAATTTATTATAACGAAGGAAAACAAGTGTAGCCAGCCATCTTAAAAAATGCCCCAACCACTGCTTCTCAATATAGAAAGACTAAAACTACATACGTTTATCATACAACAAATCCCATCTCTGTCCCCTGAAATTCCCCTAATTTCATTCATTAGaaggggattttttaaaaaaagccttaaaGAGCACTTTACAGCAGCATTCAGCTTTCCTATGAAATACTCAGCATCTTAAATATTATgtacacttctttttttccttttagtaagCTAGATACTGGCTTCAGACTTTGTGGAACTGGAGGGAAAATAACCCACTCAAAACTATTCTAGAAATCATCTTTTGGCAGAATAACAGGTATCCAAGTTAAAAATAGGAGGGTCATTTTGCTGgtgttttccaaaatttaacTCATTTTTTGTTCCCCTTCTACATCAACCTCAGTCACCACTCCTGAGTGGAGATGGGCAGAGGCTCTGGCCCCTGAGCCTCCGGCTTCTCAGCAGCTGCCTTCTTATTGCTGCAGCAAGGCTTGAATAGATGTGTGTCGATGAGGACTTCCCCAAAACGGCCTTTATAGATAATGCCACagcatattttctgtcttttccagtATGTGAGatctaaaaaggaaaacactgGCGTTCTGTTAGAGCCAGAAGCCATCTCTGTATCTGAGCCATCATCTGACTGGTTACTATAACAAGGAGATTGAGCTGGAGAGGCACTTGAGGTGGTACTGTGAGCATCAGAATTGTGACGTTTAAATTCCTTCTGCAGTTTACTGATCTGGTTGCTTTTTATCCTGTTTCCAGATagagttttcactttctttggttTCAGGGTAGTCTTTAGACTGGGTCCTGCCCTTGCATCTACCACAtgattccagttttttttttgatCCTGCTGGCAGTTTCTTCCATCTTTTCACAAGCAGGACACAGGCATTACAGATGTCTCCTGAACGAGTCTCATGTAACCCAAAACAGCTCTGGAAGTCCTTTTCATAGCGTTTACTGTCAGTGAATCGAGAACTGGAGGATTTAGCTCTGCAAATACAGCAGCCCTCTATACTTCGGTACATCTTTGGCTTGTGAAAACCAAACATCTTTTCTTCTGGGCAATAGTCTGCCAAAAGCAGACGTTCCACGCGCAAAAACGTTCCCGAGGTGCGGAGTGCACGCCAAGCCAAGCCCACCTCCCAATCGCTCCCTCCTCCTCAACTCTGTGCCTATGTTTTGGTGTGCAAGTGAggcttcagaaaaaaatgtattttcaggaAACCTACACCATTTTTTTCTGGCCCACTcacccagaaggagaaaaaaatctatgGCTTCTTTCTAAGAAGATCCTGAATGAATGCATTGTCATTTAATAATTTAGTACCTCTCTGCGCCCCTATGCCTAACTATTGATTGAAAATGTCACCAAAAATAGCTTATGTGTTGGGGGGAATAGGACTTTGTGTCTGATATGCCAGTAGATACTTGTGAAAACCAACTTACTTGAGTAAAAAATAAGGTATCATTTAATTTAAGTGGAACGGCAAGTACGGTCTAGCAATTGTTCTGACTACAACTTCCATcttctaaaatctaaaaataagaatTCCATTTTGATCAGCAAAAGGCATTCAAATAGAGGATATTGGGATTTCCAATTTGTATGCAGGCTAAGTAGTCACTTCATCGTAAAGCTGTAATTGAAAGTCTTTTATATGGTAAATTCCAAATAATTACTGTGCGAGAATGTAGTAAATATGGCAGCCAAAGaagttctttgaaaacaaaaacttaattttcagtttttgtcACGTATTTAATATTTGGCCTTTTATGAATAAGCCTTTAAATGTCTCTTGTGAATGACATGAACTGTACTCCAGCTGCGGTTGTTTTTTTCCTGGTAAAACATAGTTCCTTTTTCAAAGTCAGAAATGTACAGAGAGCGTATTAGGTTTAATACGTGATTATTTTTCTCCTGATAACAAAGACaataattttagagaaataaGTTTCTCTTCTGGCCATTTATCAGCTCTCCTTCTGGAGCAgccttacatttttattttcttattttgtcacatcttttaaatcctttaaaatgACTTTATCTAAAGGTCAGCTACCTTGTCTATCCAATTTAATTTTATCTGCAAAATTTTGCGACTTTGGATTTGGATTAGTGATGGGTGAAGATAAGAGTAATGTCATAGGCATTTGCACTTTTGCAGGCAGAAAATCCAGGCTGTTAACCAACAAGCGTTCGTGGTGAGATGCCCACAAGACCTGGGTTTAGAAGAGGAAAAATGTCCTCTGAAAAGTAACctctaaaattaacttttaatggatcagaaaaataaaatgtgaggtTAATTTAGGACTCTGAATAGTCTCCCAGACAAGTAGATTTGTTAGGGGTCTAAGGTAATCACATGTCCTAAGAATGGATGTGTCCACTCAAGGGCGTTTTGTGGTTCGCGTtgggaaaagtttaaaaaaacaacacccaGAAGCAAATATTTCTAATGACGTCAAAAGAggaaatcctttaaaaaatgaatttttggtATTCTAATCTTACTAGCAATAAAATCTCTATAGTTGAATAGGTGCTTTGGGCTATTTATCTTGGCTgtcattaaataataaaatttactaaTGAATCTCTTTTGTTCAGATTTCTCACCAGCAAGCAACCTCTTGGTTTTTATTTGGCTTTCCACAAAGGGCTTCCAATAGGAGGAGGAGATCTGGGTTTTTCTGGCATGGGTATACTAGTCTAAGTacggtattatttttctttccatgttaATACCAATTTTCTGCTGTTTCTGATCAGTCTTGTAAGTGCAGCTTCTGAATTAAATCCCCCGCTgcaaaataaagctattttttaatttatttattttcttctgcaagATTCACACACCAGAAGATGTTAGGAAACTCAAGATAATGCAAAGCCATCTTGGGGGCCTCTTCCTGGCTCTTCAGAGGTTCCTTCTATCTCACTGGGCATTCCAACTCACGGGAAGCATTTCTTGTATTAGTTTCcagaggctgctgtaacaaatgaccacaaagtgGGTGGCATGAAAtagtagaaatttattctctcacagattTGGAGACCAAGAGTCAGAACTCAATTGTCATTAGGGCTGCACCCTTTCTATGAGCTCTAGGGGAGGgttctttcttgcctcttccaggctCTGGTGGCCCCAAGCATCCCTGGCTTTTGGGTGCATgtctccagcctctgcttccatGGTCACATGTTCTCCTCCTCTTTGTGTGTCTGATCGTCTACGCTTCCGTCTCTTATAAAGACATTTGTCTTTGGATTTAGGGCTACTTGGgtaatccaggatgatttcatcttAAGCACCTTATCTTAATTATATctacaaagaccctttttccaaataagatcacattcataGGGTCTGCATATTAGGAAGTGGATATAACTTTTTGGAGGCCACCATTTAACACATTACACTTACCAATTTTATGATAATCATCTTCCATCATTGTAAATTTACtccatttattaatatttccagTAAAGAAACTTTCAAAACTCCCTCAGCAGGTAGTGTCCCTTTTGTAAATTCTTCATGCTTAATTTCAAACCATTTCCTTCATTGCCTTTTGCATCCAGCTTCTCCAGAAGCTAACAGATGAAAACACAGGGGATTCAGTTGAAGTCGTCACCAAACATTCATTAAAGAGAATTTCTATTATTGGAGGAACATTTTATTTGGGATGTAATGGGAAAATCAATAATGCTTACTGTTTCTCAttatacaaatcaataataagcATTGTAATATCATTAATTCTACACTGAAGGTGTCGTCAATGTGTTTTTTAGgatgtaattaaaaatatattctacagAACGAGTGTCTCtatataaatcttttttattaaaatcagCTTGATGCTAAcagaaaattaaatctttatgACCTGCCTTACTGGAATGTCAATTAATAAGGAACTTAAAACAGTTATTAAAAGAATCTTGgcttgattaatatatgtctttatGAGATCATAAGGATGTTTTCCCCACAGTTATTCTGAAATGCTGAATGGAAGAGCTGGTCAATGATCATCTTCAGAAACGAACTGAACCCATAAGCTGGATCGATCTGTTAATGAGGCCAGAACTATCATAAATAGCCCTGCTCGGAATTTCGCAAAGATGGATCTAAACTCTCTTTATTAAGAAGCTAAGTTAGGAAAGAGGATGAGACCAGAATCCGTTTCTGTGGTCTCATATCTGACTCCCCATGTGTGGAGACCAAGGACTTTGAGAACCTAAGTAGGGCTGTAAGCTTGTTCAGTGCATTGCTCACCCTCACACAGCTGCTGAGACACACCCTCAGGTAATGGGGCCAACTTGGGACCGGA
This region includes:
- the LOC115864538 gene encoding LOW QUALITY PROTEIN: SIN3-HDAC complex-associated factor-like (The sequence of the model RefSeq protein was modified relative to this genomic sequence to represent the inferred CDS: deleted 1 base in 1 codon), yielding MFGFHKPKMYRSIEGCCICRAKSSSSRFTDSKRYEKDFQSCFGLHETRSGDICNACVLLVKRWKKLPAGSKKNWNHVVDARAGPSLKTTLKPKKVKTLSGNRIKSNQISKLQKEFKRHNSDAHSTTSSASPAQSPCYSNQSDDGSDTEMASGSNRTPVFSFLDLTYWKRQKICCGIIYKGRFGEVLIDTHLFKPCCSNKKAAAEKPEAQGPEPLPISTQEW